The genome window TATCAGCGCGGTGGCCAGTATGGTCAGGCTTCCGCCGTTCTCCACATTGCGCGCTGCGCCAAAGAAGCGCTTGGGCTTGTGCAGGGCATAGGCATCCACCCCACCGGATAGAATCTTGCCGCTGGCAGGCATCACCGCATTGTAGGCACGCGCCAGGCGGGTAATGGAGTCGAGCAGGATCACCACATCATGGCCACTTTCCACCAGGCGCTTGGCTTTCTCTATGGCCATGTGGCTCACCTGCACATGGCGTTCTGCAGGTTCGTCAAAGGTGCTGGCAATCACCTCGGCATGCACATTGCGCTGCATGTCGGTTACCTCCTCTGGCCGCTCGTCTATTAGCAGTACAATCAGGTAGCACTCGGGGTGGTTTTCGGCTATGGCATTGGCTACTTTTTGCAGCAGGATGGTTTTACCCGTTTTGGGCTGGGCTACGATCAGGCCCCGCTGACCCTTGCCAATAGGGGCAAACAGGTCTAGCACACGCAGCGAGAGGTCTCGCTCGTGGTGTGCACTCAGGTTGAACTTTTCTTTCGGAAAAAGCGGGGTTAGGTGGTCGAAGAAGATGCGATCTCGGATATCGGCGGGTTGCTGGCCGTTTATGCGCTCGGCTTCGATGAGCACAAAGTAGCGCTCGCCCTCTCGGGGGGGGCGTATCTTGCCGATGATGGTATCGCCGGTTTTCAGGCCCATCTGGCGAATTTGATGCGGGGTAACCAGCACATCGTCTGGGCTGGGCAGGTAGTTGTACTCCGGGCTGCGGAGGAACCCATATCCATCCTCCAGTATCTCAAGCACACCCTGGTTCGTTACGGCATAGGCAAAGTCGTCCGGTGTTACCTCAAAAGGGTCTTGCCGGCCTTCGTTCCGGTTATTTCGGTTCCGATTCTCATTTCGGTTATCTCCTCGGTTCTCGTTCCGATTCTCATTTCGGTTGTCTCCCCGGTTCTCATTCCGGTTATTTCGGTTCCGGTTTTCGTTGTTACCCTCGTTTCGGTTTTCGTTTTTCTCGCCTCTTTCGCCCCGATTTTGATTTTCGTTGCGGACGTTTCGCTCTTCATTGCGCGGGTTTCTGTTTCGGTCCTGGGGATTTTCGCCCCGTTCAGCCCGCTGTTCCTGCTGGCGCCGTTGTCGCTCGCGCTGCCGCCGCTCGGTGCTTTCGCGGTTCTCTTGCTGGGGCTTTGGCTCGCTGCCGGTTCCCTCCGGATTTTCAGCTTGCAGGCTGGCCTGTGGTTCGCTCGAAAAAAGGCTAATCTCCTGCGTGTTTTGTGGGGTAGCAGGCACATTGGCTTGCCCAGTGCTTTCCGTAGCCTCGGTTCGTGGGGGGGCTTCGCCCTGCTTCGCTCTTTGCTCACCGGTATTATAAGCAGCCGATGGGCCTGCCAGCGGACTGTTCGCTAGCGGTGCAGGCGGTACTGCTTCATCGGTTTTTTGCTGCCTTACGGGGGTGGGTACCTGGCTGGCCTGGTCTTTTAGTTGCGTAGTAATCGCCTTTACCAGCTCCTGTTTCTTCAAAGTCTTGAAATTATCGATCTGGAGTTTTTCTGCAATCTGGCGAAGTTCCGCCACCATTTTAGTGTTCAGTTCAGCAGTGCTTTGCATAGTGTAATACAAAAAAAGAAAAGAGGGGAGGTGTCCGGCGGAATGCCAGGGGTAAAAAATAAGCGAAATGCTTACTGCCAGTGGCAGTTGGGACTAATCTTGGTTCTGTTTGAATATGCCGGGCAATTAATCAAAAAAAGCGCGGCCCACAAAGCGTAAAAGCGTACATCCTACTTTGTAGTTCCCACGTGCCCTTGTCATGCCGGACACGGTACAAATTTACAAAAAAAACCAAAAAGCCATCGTAGGCCTGGTTTTCTTTTTTATTTCGCTATGGCAATAGTGCCCTTCATTTTTTTACCTCACAATCATTTTTCATGCTTACTATAGCCCAACTACAGGCCGAAGCCCCGCAGCAGGTTATCGACCGCCTTTTGGACAAGGGTTTCAGCGAGGCAAGGGCCGCCGTACCGGCAATACTGCAGCTGGACGCACTGCGCCGTGCCCAGCAGGCCGCGCTGGATACTGCGCGAGCCGACATGAACCAGCTAGCCAAACAGATAGGCCTGGAGATGAGCAAGGGAAACCAGCATGCCGCCGAGCAGGCCCGGGCCGAAACCTACCGCCTGAAGCAAAAAATAGCTGGGCTAGAGGC of Bacteroidota bacterium contains these proteins:
- the rho gene encoding transcription termination factor Rho, which encodes MQSTAELNTKMVAELRQIAEKLQIDNFKTLKKQELVKAITTQLKDQASQVPTPVRQQKTDEAVPPAPLANSPLAGPSAAYNTGEQRAKQGEAPPRTEATESTGQANVPATPQNTQEISLFSSEPQASLQAENPEGTGSEPKPQQENRESTERRQRERQRRQQEQRAERGENPQDRNRNPRNEERNVRNENQNRGERGEKNENRNEGNNENRNRNNRNENRGDNRNENRNENRGDNRNENRNRNNRNEGRQDPFEVTPDDFAYAVTNQGVLEILEDGYGFLRSPEYNYLPSPDDVLVTPHQIRQMGLKTGDTIIGKIRPPREGERYFVLIEAERINGQQPADIRDRIFFDHLTPLFPKEKFNLSAHHERDLSLRVLDLFAPIGKGQRGLIVAQPKTGKTILLQKVANAIAENHPECYLIVLLIDERPEEVTDMQRNVHAEVIASTFDEPAERHVQVSHMAIEKAKRLVESGHDVVILLDSITRLARAYNAVMPASGKILSGGVDAYALHKPKRFFGAARNVENGGSLTILATALIDTGSKMDEVIFEEFKGTGNMELQLDRRLANRRIYPAIDVVASGTRHEELLMDRMSLQRMWILRKLLGEMTPLEAMEFIQDKMHGTKTNEEFLTTMNG